The DNA sequence GGGTTCGTTTGCGGCGCAATCTATGGTGGGCTGGCAAAGGTACTGAAAAAATGGACAATGGCTGTTGGCTTTGCCCTTTCCGCGCTGGGCCTGCTGTCAATGGCAATCGCACAAGCCCCCGTGTTTGTATACATTTCTGGATTGCTGACTGGGTTCGGAATGATGATGGTATTTCCTCAGTTGATTACCAACATCCTGACCGCTGTTTCTCCGGCAGCCATTACCCTGTGCATTGCTTTAAACGGTGCCGTTGTGAATGTTGGGCAAACCATTGCACCCTATGCGGTTTCCGGCGTTTCCTCCGTTTTTGTTGGTGACAGTGTTCGCGGGCGCTACTATGTCTGTGCCGCTATACTAACGGTGATCTTTGCGGTTTCCGCAATGAGAACCCTGCGCCAGAAAAGCCAAGAAGAACTTCCTGCATAGTTAACAATTGCCAAAGTTACAATCAATAAGCCTCATACTCTTCGGAGTATGAGGCTTATTTTTGATGATTTGGATATTTCTTTTTTGGCAGACAAAGCAGCAATACTTTAATACACTTTGGTGGGAGCATGAGAAAAGATTGACTGCTAGGCGGTACTGAAATTATTAAGTTAATCCTCATAATTATATACTACTATCATGGGGTTAACAGTATATAAGCGCATATTCCAACAGTTCCGCAAAACCTTGAATCATCTCAGCATATGGGGATCTTTTCTGTTCCTACAATGGTTTGCATTTTGTGTTCCAACGCAAATGCCTGCTGTGCATTCAGGCTTAGCTGAAAAAGTCTTTCCGCTGCAAAAACGAATTCCCCGAAGCGGCAGTTCCCGGCCCGTTCACCAATTCCACCCAAAGTGGTGTTGATATATTCTGCACCGGATTTAGCAGCTGCTACCGAGGTTGCCACAGCCATTCCCAAATCATTGTGGGAGTGAATCTCAATGGGCAATCCACAGCCCACTTTTAATTGGTGCACCATTTCTGCAATGGGTCCGGGAGCGGATACACCCACTGTGTCCGCAACACGAATGCGGGAAACTCCCACTTCGTGTAACCTGTGGGATAGCGAAATCAAGAAAGACATATCAGCCCGGGTAGCATCTTCAAACCCAACGGTTACCTCGTAGCCTTCCTGGCGCACCAGATCCACTAGATACAGTAACTTTTTAAGAAGCCACGCTTTATTCTTATTCAGCTTGGTGTATATCTGGGCGTACGATACCGGTGCGCTGATGTGGATAATATCCGGCTTGCAAGAAAAGGATTTGGCGATGTCATCTTCCCGCATGCGGTTCCAAGTAGAAACCTTGATGCGGCTGCGTTTATTCATAATGGCACGAATGGTTTCTATTTCGTATTCGCCCATAGCCGGTGTGCCGGCCTCCAACTGATAAACACCTGCATGTTCCAGCAGCGAAGCAATCTCCACCTTCTGCTCCATGCTCATGGCTACCGAGGGAGACTGTTCCCCGTCCCGCAGCGTTGTATCCACAATATAGCACACCGGATTCATATTGCCTCCTCCTTTCGGTAACCCTGAGCCAGATGAAGAAAGAGATCATCTGGCACACACCCCTGCTGGTCAATGCTCTGGCCTCTCACTGCATCCAACAGTTCTGCCAACTGGAAGGCTTCCGGATTTAATCCGTTTTGTTGGAGTTTGAGCCGAATTGACTGCAAACCGGAGTGCTTGCCCAACACAAAACGGCGCTCACTGCCAACCAATTCGGGAAAATACGGTTCGTATAGCTGCTGCCGTTTCAGGATACCATCCACGTGAATACCCGATTCCACATGAAAGATATTACTGCCGATAACCGGTTTGTTATGGGGAAAGGTCTGACCTGTGATTTCCTCAATTAACGCCTTCATAGCTGGAAAACACGAAAATTGATTGCCGGGCTTGTGGTGAGCCTGCAAGCGCAGCGCAAGGAGCACCTCCTCCAAGGGGGCTTTGTGGCCCAGCCCGCCAAAACTGGTTACAATATCCGTTCCACCGCCCAGAACCCACTCCACCGCCAAGGCTGTTGCACAAAAGTACTGGTTTTCCGGGCAAAACTCTACCCTTCCTGCCATACGGGCCCGCAAATCCACAAAAGCCTCCTGCCAATCATGGAGCAAAAGATCATCCAAGCCGGTGATACGAACACTGGGCAATTCCCGCACGGAACGTAATAAATAGGCTTCCCTCAGATCATTGACCTGTACTTCCGTGGTTACGCCATTGGGCACCGACATACCCCGGGCCGGGCATACAAAGCGAGAGAATTCCGGAAACTGCAAGGCTTCTCCCGGCATAGAAAGCCGCAGAATATATTTGCCTTTGGGATTCAGCGTTCCCAATTTGCGGTAAATAGAAGGAGTCAGCTCAATGTAATCCACCTTGATTGCAATTAGCGCCTCCAGCAGCATGGCCAGTTGCTGGGAACTGACAGTATAGCGTTCCAAACAGGCAAGGGTCGTGTCAATCACGCAAATCACAAATGAACCCCCTTTTATCCCAGGCTCTGGCAAAACACGATATTTTACCAGAGTCCCGGCTCAAATTTGATATTGTAAAACCACCGTTCCACCCTCAATATGCTGCTCTACAATTTCTTCCACGGCTTCTTCGGTCAGCCCGCCGTACCAAACCCCTTGTGGATATACCACGGCTATGGGCCCTTTGTCGCAGATGCCAAAACAGCCTGTATTGGTGACCATGCAATTGCCCGAAAGATCCCGGTCTTCTATTTCTTCCATAAACTTTTCTACCAGCTCAGGGCTGCCCTTTGTGCTGCAAAAACCTTTTTGCACCCCGTTAATGCGGCAGCTGGTACATACAAAAATATGATATTGGGGAGAAACCATTTCACTCATCCTTTCCTAACAGCACAACTTGTTTGAGACAGTTTCTTTGCGCAGGCTCCCACAGCCTCTTCAATTCGCTCATACATGGGGAAGAATATAATCCCTGCCGCCTCCAACCTGCGGGAAGGCGCTTCGCCTATACGCAAAGCGGTTACAGCCTGACAGTCTGCAACCACATCAAGAACGCTTTCCTTCTGCTCTTGGGTTTGATCACAATCGGCTTTGCCGCCGCAATAACGGTTCACATCCCGCCGTTCTATAAAGCAGACTGTTTTTCCATCGCTTTCATAAATATAAAAGGTGTTAGCATGGCCGAAATGAACATCCACCAACATCCCGCTTTTGGACGCAACAGCCACTCTCCACACCGGAAGTTCCGGTTCGTCTGGCTGGTATAAGGATATATTTTCTTCCTTTTTTCCCCGAAAGGCAATGGACAAGTCGTTATCCAGTGTTCCAATGGCGTCTGCCCTGCACTGGCGGCAATGAAGCATTTGAGGCAGATATTTTCCACAGTTCTTCCGCAGGGTGTGGATTTCTGCCATACTAACCTGTGGCATATCAGCGAAGGCGCTGCCTTCCACCGGAATGAGCTGCATGATATTGGTTATGCAGGCACCAAGTTCTTTTACAGTCTGAACAATTTGTGGCACATGCTCGTGGTTACAGCCTTTAAGCACCACAATATTTACCTTGCACTGCACACCCCGCCGGGATAAATACTGCAAACCTGCAAGTTGATTGGCCATTAGAATAGAAGCTGCCTCCACTCCGGTGTAGCGTGTGCCAAGATAATTAACATGGTGATAGATATCCGCACCAATTTGGGGATTCACCGCATTGATCGTAATGGTTACATGAGAAACCCCCAGATCAATCAGCTCCTGGGCGTAAAGTGGCAGCAGCAGGCCGTTGGTGGAAAGGCAAAAGGTTACTTCCTGATCCTGCTCCCGAATCAGCCGCAGGGTTTCCCGGGTTTCCTCAAAATTGGCCAATGCATCGCCGGGGCCTGCAATGCCGACTACGGTAAGATTCGGAACCTTTTCCCGAACCGCAAAATACTTATCCGCCGCTTGCTGGGGTGAAAGAATCTCTGTGGTAACGCCGGGGCGGCTCTCGTTGGGGCAATCAAATTTGCGCACACAATAGTTGCATTGAATGTTGCACTTGGGTGCCACAGGCAAATGAATGCGGGCATTTTTAGTTCCCGAGCAGGTATAGCAGGGGTGGGTCAGGGTGCGTTCTTCAATGGTTTTGGGCATAGCAATCGCCTCCAAAGTAATGGGGGATTCTGCTGCACGGTGCAGCTTCTGCTGGTAATAGCGTTGGTACAGTTCCTGGCGAAAGCCCTCTTCCTTTCGTGCAAGCATCGTGTTCGCAATTTGTTCCACTAATTGCTGTGAAGCGGTGTATCCCAGCATGCGCACATGCTGCCCGCCCACACGATCGTGAATGGGAAAGCCAAGGCGAATCAGGGGGATATGCTGGCGGTGGGAGATACGGCGGCCATCGGAATTCCCAATCATTAAGTTCACCTTTTGTGAAAGGCACAGGGCTTCTATCTGTTCAAAATCGCAGTCACTGCAAACGATTGGGTCCTGTTCAAACCAAAGAGCGGCTCCACGGCTCATGGGCTCCAATAAAGCTTGGGATAAAGAAGGGCATACACTGCCTGCTGCCGCTACCAGTGGTATGGTGCCATTTTCCAGACACAGCCCCACGCAGGCCGCTACAAGATCGGGCTCACCAAACACAGCGGTGCGGGCATCGGCACAGTATTTGTGGGCATCAATCATAGTATCTGCCAGCCGTCCCCGCTCTTGCTCCAGAGCCGGTGGAAAAGTAGCACCCAAATCTTCCAAAACGTTAATAAATGTGTCGGTTGCCTCAATTCCCACCGGCAATCCCAATCGAACAAACGGCACCTGATGGATATCGTAAAGGTATTGAGCGGGAGAAAGCTCAGGCTCCACAAACTGTGAGAGCTCAATGGTCATTTGTGCCCCTGCCATTGCAGAAATTTGCTCCAATGAAGTCCCCTGATTGGGCAGCCGATCGTATACAGGGGCATGAACACCGTCTAAATTTTCAGACAGGTCCGGCAGTAACACATAGGAAAGCCCAGAGAAATTCAGCAGGTCTTTCAGCCACCGGGTATCCGCAGGAGAAATATGAGGAGTAATAATGTTAATACCGCTATGGGAACTTCGCTCCATTTCTACCTGCTCTAGCACGGAACGCAGTGCCCGGAAATAGCCCTCGTTCTGGGTTCCGCCATAACCGGGAGAGGCCACTGAAAGCAGTTTAACTTTAGAATTGGGGTGGCTGCTCCGGTATTTATGCAGAATTGCACCCACATCCTCTCCGATGGTTTCGGCCAGGCAGGTGGTGGCAACCCCCACCACCTCCGGGTGATATTGCGCAATCAGGTTGTCAATGCCCCGCAGTAAATTTTCTTCTCCGCCAAACACGGTACCCTGCTCAGTGAGTGAAGACGAAGCCACATCCACCGGCTCGTTGTAATGGGTAGCCATATGGCGGCGTATGTAAGTGGCACAGCCCTGTGAGCCGTGAAGAATGGACATACACCCCCGAATGCCATACAATGCTGTAACTGCTCCCATTGGCATACACATTTTGCAGGGATTCACATTCAGGTTAACCAGCGGCTTTTCCTTCACGGTGTTTCCTCCTTTCTCCAATGTGCTTCCAGACCGGGCTGTTAATGGATAGATTAACCTCATTTACAAAGTTCTCAATGCCTTCAAAACCGGCAAGAGCATGCTTGCGCTCATGGTTGTGGTCACAAAAAGCAATTCCCAGCTTGTAGGCGAGGGGGCGCTCTTTGACACCGCCCACCAGAATATCCACTTGCTTTTCCAACATAAATTTTTCGAGTTCAGCCGGGTTGGCATCATCCAAAATAACAGCATCATCCTTTAGCAGACAGCCGATGATGTCATAGTCTTCTTTTTGGCCTGTCTGCGTGCCTACAACCACACTTTCAATGCCCATTTCGTTAAACTGGCGAATGAGAGAAATGGCTTTGAAGCCACCACCTACAAAAATAGCGGCTTTTCGCCCAGCCAAGAAGGGGCGGTAGCGTTCTAAAAAGCCTTTCATTTCCTCAGATTTAGTTTTGCAGAAGGCACGTGCCTTCTGTTCAGCCTCCCGGTTCTCCAATGCCTGCGTCACCCGGATGAGGGAGTTGGTGGTATCCTCTATACCAAAAAAGCTCACTTTGATGTAGGGAATTCCAAACTCCTCCTCCATCTGGTTGGCCAGATAGGTGGAAGAACCGGCACACTGAACAATATTTAAAGAAGCAGAGGGTGATTTCATCAAGCTATCCATAGAGGCGTCCCCCGTAATGGTAGAAACCACCGGAACACCAATCTTTTGCAGATAGTTTCGAATAATCCACATTTCTCCGGCCAAATTGTAGTCTCCCAGAATATTGACTCCCTGCTGCCGGGGCAACGGCACAGCAGGACGCACAAGCCGCATAATAGCATCGCAGGCCAGCTTATAGCCCTGAGACTTGGTGCCGGAAAATCCGGGGGCCTTCACCGGAATAACCCGGATGCCATGCTGCTGCTCGGCTTCCCGGCAGACTGCCTCCACATCATCTCCTATTACCCCTACAATGCAGGTGGCATACACAAAAATCAGCCGAGGCCTGCGCTCGTGCATTAACTCATCAATGGCTCGGCGGAGCTTATCTGCCCCTCCGAAAATTATATCCCGTTCCCGTAGGTCGGTGGAAAAGCTATGGCGAAAAGTTTCACTTCCACTGGTGAGGCTGCCCCGAATATCCCATGTATAGCTGGCGCATCCAATGGGGCCGTGAACAATGTGGTAGGCATCGGTAATGGGGTTCAGCACCACTCGGGCCCCGCAATAAACGCATGCCCGCTGGCTAACGGCACCGGAGACGCTTTCTTTTTCGCAGGACAGGCCTTTTCCGTTTCCCGAACAGAATCCTTTTTCCCAAATGGAGCCGGCTCGTTCCTGCAAAACCGATGTCTTTGAAGCTGTCACAGCGTATTCCTCCTATCCCCGCAGCGGGTAATTTATTGGTTACATAATAACGTCGAGATCTTCGTCGGCGCAGTCACGGTCGTATCGATCCATCAGGGCACCAATAATTCTTTCTACAAACAGCATGGCTCCCCGGTAACCCATCATAGGCAGATAACTGTGAACATACCGATCCAAAATAGGAAAGCCTGCCCGAACAAAGGGAATATCTTCCGCCTTGGCAATTTGTTTGCCGTAGCTGGTGCCCAGCAGGAGATCCACCGGCTCGTTTTTAATCCACTGGTGCAGCTCAAAGAGATCGGCAGATGCTTTCACAGTGGAACCTTCCACATCATACCGGCCCAGCAGTTCGTTCACCAAACGAACAAAATCCTCCTTGGGTGTGCCGGTGATAACGTATTTGGGAATCATGCCCATCTCCAAGCACAAGGCACACAGGCCGATTACTGTATCCGGGTCTCCAAAGATAGCCACCTTTTTTTGGCTGCTGTATTGGTTGCTATCCAGTAAAATATCCACCAGCTGGCCACGCTCCTCTTCCAGCTCTGGGGGAACCTCTGTTTTGGAAAGGCGGGAGAGCGCCATGACATATTCATCGGTGGCTTCAATGCCAATGGGCAGCGGCAGTTCTGTAAAAGGAACAGCGTGCCTCTTTTTCAGCAGTTCAGCAGGCTCTGTGCTGGTGAGCCGCCCCAAAGCCAGAGTATGGGCACAGTCTCCTAACCCGGCTATTTCGGCAAGAGTGGTTCCGCCTTGGGGATACATTTCGTATTCCCCGCTCATAGGGGCATCCATTACTCCGCTGGTGTCGGGAAATAGGGTAAAGGGCACCTGCATCAGAGAAGCAATGCGCTTAATCTCTCGCATATCGCCGGGATTCACAAACCCGGGGAAAATAGCGGTTTTGCCGTTGCAGCTTCCTGTTGACTTGGTAAGGTAGGTAATAAAGCCCTTCATCATATTAAAAAATCCGTTTATGTGGGAACCCGAATAACTGGGTGTGTTGCAGTGCACGACCAGTTTTCCTTCGGGAATCTCCATATCGGTGATGTAAGAGTTCAGATCATCGCCGATGGTTTCGGAAAGGCAGGTAGTGTGTACAGCAATAATGTCGGGATTGTAAATATCAAACACATTGCGTACAGCGGTTTTCAGGTTGCTCCCTCCGCCAAACACCGAGGCGCCTTCAGTAAAGGAACTGGAAGAAGCAATGGCCGGGTCCTTAAAATGGCGGGTGAGAAAGGTTCGGTGATAGGATACACACCCTTGGGAACCATGGCTATGGGGCATGCATTTGTGTACACCCAGCGCCGCATAGAGAGCCCCCACCGGCTGGCAGGTTTTACAGGGATTGATGCGCAGGGCAGTGCGCTGACTAATGGTTTTGGGCGTTAAATCCAGCATTATAGATCACCTCCACTCAGGGTTCCGGTTAGCATGGGCACGGTTTTCCAAGGAGGCGTCACAAAGTTCCACGCATTGGTATACAGCGCCATGACAACATCTTGGGCAAAATTCACCGCCCCTTTAAACCCGGCATAGGGCCCCTTGTAATCATAAGAATGCATCTGGCGGGAGGGCGTTCCCGCCTTTTGGATGACATACTTATCTTTGATGCCGGAGAAGAAGATATCCGGCTTAAGCAGTTTGATGAGCATCTCGGTTTCAAAGTGGTTGTAATCATCCACCACAATATGTCCGGATTGCATATCCTGAATCATGCCTTCATATTGATCCAAAGGAATTTGGTCTTTGAGCCGTGCAAGGGTCTCTTCATCCAAGAAGGTATGGAATTTTTCCGGGTCTGGCTCCACGGTCATATTCTCGATGTTCTTGCTGTCAGCATCCAGCTTAATGGTGGGGATTACTTTTCGGCCCTCGTAGTCGTCCCGGTGGGCAAACTCGTAACCGGCGATAATCGTCTCCATGCCGAAATCCTCCAGCAGCTTCTGATAGTGGTGGGTACGGGAACCGCCTACAAAAATTCCGGCATTTTTGCCTTTCAGCTTTCCCTTGTAATACTCCATATCATCAAATATATCTGCCAATTCATCGGCAATGACTTCTTCGGTCCGCTGTTTGATCTCCTCATCACCAAAAAAGGTGGCGATGTCTCGCAGGGATTGAATGGTGGCCTCTACACCGATGAAATTCACCTTAAGCCAGCTGATGCCGTATTTGGCCTGCATCATTTCGGCGATGTAGTTGATAGAACGGTGGCACATGACCAGATTCAGGTTTGCCAGATGCGCATTCTGCATGGTCTCCACAGAACCATCCCCTGTAAAGATGGATACCACCTCATAGCCGATGCGTTTCAGAACCCGTTCCTGCTCCCAGCCGTCACCGCCGATGTTATATTCGCCTAGAATATTCAGGCTGTATTTGCTTTTGGGTATCTTGTCACCGGTGCCGATTACCCGTTTCATCAAGCCATTGTTGGCAATATGGTGGCCCGCAGATTGAGAAACCCCTTTATAGCCCTCGCAGGAAAATGCGATGCACCGGATATTAAACTCTGATTCTGCCCATGCAGCCACAGCATGCACATCGTCTCCAATCAGACCGATGGGGCAGGTGGAGCAAATCATGATGCTCTTAGGATTAAAGATTTCCATTGCTTCCACAATGGCTTGCTTTAGCTTTTTTTCTCCGCCGAAGACAATATCGGGCTCTTGCATATCGGTGGAAAAGCAGTAGGGGATAAAGTTTTGGCCGCCCTCCTGTGCAACGGCCTTGTTTCGGCGGGTGCCCCAGCTGTAAAAGCCGCACCCAATAGGACCATGGGTGATTACACAAACATCCTTAAGAGGGCCCACTACCACGCCTTTACAGCCTGCATAGCAACAGCCCCGATTGGTCATAATGCCCGGAACGGCCCGGGTGTTGGCGGCGATTTGGGGAACCCCCGGGGCTTCTTCCAGTTCCAGCACGTGCTCCTTGCGGTTTTTATACACCCGCGAAGAATATTTTTCCAATAATCTAGCTCTGTTATCCAAGTTTTTCACCTCACTAATAGGCTTCTACAGTGGTCTCAAAGGTGCGAATTGTATATGCTTCTTCAATGGGACTTATAAAGATTCTTCCATCACCCGGGTTGCCGGTCTGGTTGGTATCGATAATCGTTCGCACCACATGCTCCACCTGATCATCCTCAACAACCAGGGTAAAGTAGCGTTTTGCAATCAGCCGATGGGATTCGGTCAAATGTTCCCCCACCGCATTAGTGGGAAGCTCCCCATGCTCAATAATTGCATTCAGGGCCATTGCGTCAATGCTCTTTTTACCTCGTCCAAGACATTTGCGGCAGGTAAATGCGGGATACCCGGCCTTAGCCAGCGCATTTTTGGTTTGGTTGACCATATTGACACGTATAAAAGCCATAATCTCTTTCATGATGCGGCCCCCTTCACAATCCCGATTTACCGGAACTGATGGTATATGCCTCTTGAATTTGTGAAACAAAGATGCGCCCATCACCATAAGTACCACTGCCCGTGCGGGCATTTTTTATAATAATGCGAATCAAATCTTCTTTGTCCTCATCCCGGCACACAATGATCAGCATTTCTTTTGGGATTTCGTCGTAGTGCACCTCACCCACTGTAATGCCTTTTTGTTTGCCTCGGCCGTATACATCCATTTTCGTAATGGCGGGAAATCCTGCGGCGGCCAGTTCGGACATAACAGTTCCGCTTTTCTCCGGTCGGATAATCGCTCGAATCATCTGCATAGTAATTTTTCCCCTTTCCATTATTTAGTCAAGAATTCCATGCTCCATTAGGATTGCTTCCAGTCGGTCAATATCCATCGGTTTGGGGATTACGAACATATCATTTCCATCAATTTTTCGGGCAAGCTCTCTGTATTCGTCGGCCTGCGGCTCATTCGGGCTGTAATCAATGACAGTTTTTTTGTTGATTTCCGCTTTTTGCACTGCATTGTCCCGGGGAACAAAATGAATCATCTGGGTGCCAATTTCTTTGGCGACTGCACTGACCAGCTCTGCCTCACCATCCACCTTACGAGAGTTGCAGATCAAGCCACCCAATCGAACACCACCGGTGTTTGCGTATTTCATAATCCCTTTGGATATGTTGTTGGCGGCGTACAGTGCCATCATCTCGCCGGAACAGACAATGTAGATTTCCCGTGCCTTTCCCTCTCGGATTGGCATCGCAAACCCACCGCACACCACATCACCCAAAACATCGTAGAAAACATAATCCAGATCGTCCTCATAGGCACCCAACTGTTCCAGCAGGTTGATGGAGGTGATAATGCCCCGGCCTGCGCATCCTACACCGGGTTCCGGGCCGCCCGATTCCACACCCTTAATACCGGCAAACCCGGTTTTCATGATGTAGTCCAGGTCGATGTCGTCCCCTTCCTCCCGCAGGGTATCCAAAACCGTTTTTTGTGCTAGGCCTCCCAGTACCAAACGAGTGGAATCTGCTTTGGGGTCACAGCCCACGATCATAATTTTTTTTCCCATTTCACCCAAACCAGCTGTTAAATTCTGCGTAGTGGTGGATTTTCCGATACCGCCCTTGCCATAGATTGCCACCTGCCTCATAGTTCTTGCCTCCCTTTTGTAATAAGACAAAGGAGCCCGCACTAAAAAAAGTGCGAACCCCTTTGTCCTGCTGTATATTCAGTTTTCTGCCTCTCGATTAGCTTAAATCCATTATGAGGCATCCAAGCCAAAACCACAATACACTATATTTTAAACAATTGCAGGAAGGACAAGTTGGAAATTGTGCAAGTTCACTAGATGTATTCCTGCAAAAAATATTTTCAGGAAACCGGCTTGCAATTGTAGAAAAACTGCGACATACTTAATAGCGAATCACTGAATTTTTTACATAGGATAAATAACCAAGTATAGGGGGAATCCGATGGAACAGCAAAAAATCGCAGTATACACCGATGAAAGCAACCAACTCTGCCTGTTTGAAGATGCCAAGAAGTGCATATTATTCGACAATATTCTACATTGGCAGACCGTGCAGGAATACTATGTTCCATCCTATCAAAAGCACTCGATGAGGGATATTCGCTCGGCTATCGCCCAGCTTATTACACGGCTGAATGATTGCAGAATTATTGCGGGCCGTTCCATGGGAGGGCTGCCTTATCAAATGTTCAATTCGG is a window from the Oscillospiraceae bacterium MB08-C2-2 genome containing:
- a CDS encoding homocitrate synthase is translated as MNPVCYIVDTTLRDGEQSPSVAMSMEQKVEIASLLEHAGVYQLEAGTPAMGEYEIETIRAIMNKRSRIKVSTWNRMREDDIAKSFSCKPDIIHISAPVSYAQIYTKLNKNKAWLLKKLLYLVDLVRQEGYEVTVGFEDATRADMSFLISLSHRLHEVGVSRIRVADTVGVSAPGPIAEMVHQLKVGCGLPIEIHSHNDLGMAVATSVAAAKSGAEYINTTLGGIGERAGNCRFGEFVFAAERLFQLSLNAQQAFALEHKMQTIVGTEKIPIC
- a CDS encoding isopropylmalate synthase, with the translated sequence MICVIDTTLACLERYTVSSQQLAMLLEALIAIKVDYIELTPSIYRKLGTLNPKGKYILRLSMPGEALQFPEFSRFVCPARGMSVPNGVTTEVQVNDLREAYLLRSVRELPSVRITGLDDLLLHDWQEAFVDLRARMAGRVEFCPENQYFCATALAVEWVLGGGTDIVTSFGGLGHKAPLEEVLLALRLQAHHKPGNQFSCFPAMKALIEEITGQTFPHNKPVIGSNIFHVESGIHVDGILKRQQLYEPYFPELVGSERRFVLGKHSGLQSIRLKLQQNGLNPEAFQLAELLDAVRGQSIDQQGCVPDDLFLHLAQGYRKEEAI
- a CDS encoding 2Fe-2S ferredoxin, which translates into the protein MVSPQYHIFVCTSCRINGVQKGFCSTKGSPELVEKFMEEIEDRDLSGNCMVTNTGCFGICDKGPIAVVYPQGVWYGGLTEEAVEEIVEQHIEGGTVVLQYQI
- a CDS encoding nitrogenase component 1, with translation MKEKPLVNLNVNPCKMCMPMGAVTALYGIRGCMSILHGSQGCATYIRRHMATHYNEPVDVASSSLTEQGTVFGGEENLLRGIDNLIAQYHPEVVGVATTCLAETIGEDVGAILHKYRSSHPNSKVKLLSVASPGYGGTQNEGYFRALRSVLEQVEMERSSHSGINIITPHISPADTRWLKDLLNFSGLSYVLLPDLSENLDGVHAPVYDRLPNQGTSLEQISAMAGAQMTIELSQFVEPELSPAQYLYDIHQVPFVRLGLPVGIEATDTFINVLEDLGATFPPALEQERGRLADTMIDAHKYCADARTAVFGEPDLVAACVGLCLENGTIPLVAAAGSVCPSLSQALLEPMSRGAALWFEQDPIVCSDCDFEQIEALCLSQKVNLMIGNSDGRRISHRQHIPLIRLGFPIHDRVGGQHVRMLGYTASQQLVEQIANTMLARKEEGFRQELYQRYYQQKLHRAAESPITLEAIAMPKTIEERTLTHPCYTCSGTKNARIHLPVAPKCNIQCNYCVRKFDCPNESRPGVTTEILSPQQAADKYFAVREKVPNLTVVGIAGPGDALANFEETRETLRLIREQDQEVTFCLSTNGLLLPLYAQELIDLGVSHVTITINAVNPQIGADIYHHVNYLGTRYTGVEAASILMANQLAGLQYLSRRGVQCKVNIVVLKGCNHEHVPQIVQTVKELGACITNIMQLIPVEGSAFADMPQVSMAEIHTLRKNCGKYLPQMLHCRQCRADAIGTLDNDLSIAFRGKKEENISLYQPDEPELPVWRVAVASKSGMLVDVHFGHANTFYIYESDGKTVCFIERRDVNRYCGGKADCDQTQEQKESVLDVVADCQAVTALRIGEAPSRRLEAAGIIFFPMYERIEEAVGACAKKLSQTSCAVRKG
- the nifE gene encoding nitrogenase iron-molybdenum cofactor biosynthesis protein NifE, with amino-acid sequence MWEKGFCSGNGKGLSCEKESVSGAVSQRACVYCGARVVLNPITDAYHIVHGPIGCASYTWDIRGSLTSGSETFRHSFSTDLRERDIIFGGADKLRRAIDELMHERRPRLIFVYATCIVGVIGDDVEAVCREAEQQHGIRVIPVKAPGFSGTKSQGYKLACDAIMRLVRPAVPLPRQQGVNILGDYNLAGEMWIIRNYLQKIGVPVVSTITGDASMDSLMKSPSASLNIVQCAGSSTYLANQMEEEFGIPYIKVSFFGIEDTTNSLIRVTQALENREAEQKARAFCKTKSEEMKGFLERYRPFLAGRKAAIFVGGGFKAISLIRQFNEMGIESVVVGTQTGQKEDYDIIGCLLKDDAVILDDANPAELEKFMLEKQVDILVGGVKERPLAYKLGIAFCDHNHERKHALAGFEGIENFVNEVNLSINSPVWKHIGERRKHREGKAAG
- a CDS encoding nitrogenase component 1: MLDLTPKTISQRTALRINPCKTCQPVGALYAALGVHKCMPHSHGSQGCVSYHRTFLTRHFKDPAIASSSSFTEGASVFGGGSNLKTAVRNVFDIYNPDIIAVHTTCLSETIGDDLNSYITDMEIPEGKLVVHCNTPSYSGSHINGFFNMMKGFITYLTKSTGSCNGKTAIFPGFVNPGDMREIKRIASLMQVPFTLFPDTSGVMDAPMSGEYEMYPQGGTTLAEIAGLGDCAHTLALGRLTSTEPAELLKKRHAVPFTELPLPIGIEATDEYVMALSRLSKTEVPPELEEERGQLVDILLDSNQYSSQKKVAIFGDPDTVIGLCALCLEMGMIPKYVITGTPKEDFVRLVNELLGRYDVEGSTVKASADLFELHQWIKNEPVDLLLGTSYGKQIAKAEDIPFVRAGFPILDRYVHSYLPMMGYRGAMLFVERIIGALMDRYDRDCADEDLDVIM
- the nifD gene encoding nitrogenase molybdenum-iron protein alpha chain is translated as MDNRARLLEKYSSRVYKNRKEHVLELEEAPGVPQIAANTRAVPGIMTNRGCCYAGCKGVVVGPLKDVCVITHGPIGCGFYSWGTRRNKAVAQEGGQNFIPYCFSTDMQEPDIVFGGEKKLKQAIVEAMEIFNPKSIMICSTCPIGLIGDDVHAVAAWAESEFNIRCIAFSCEGYKGVSQSAGHHIANNGLMKRVIGTGDKIPKSKYSLNILGEYNIGGDGWEQERVLKRIGYEVVSIFTGDGSVETMQNAHLANLNLVMCHRSINYIAEMMQAKYGISWLKVNFIGVEATIQSLRDIATFFGDEEIKQRTEEVIADELADIFDDMEYYKGKLKGKNAGIFVGGSRTHHYQKLLEDFGMETIIAGYEFAHRDDYEGRKVIPTIKLDADSKNIENMTVEPDPEKFHTFLDEETLARLKDQIPLDQYEGMIQDMQSGHIVVDDYNHFETEMLIKLLKPDIFFSGIKDKYVIQKAGTPSRQMHSYDYKGPYAGFKGAVNFAQDVVMALYTNAWNFVTPPWKTVPMLTGTLSGGDL
- a CDS encoding P-II family nitrogen regulator, yielding MKEIMAFIRVNMVNQTKNALAKAGYPAFTCRKCLGRGKKSIDAMALNAIIEHGELPTNAVGEHLTESHRLIAKRYFTLVVEDDQVEHVVRTIIDTNQTGNPGDGRIFISPIEEAYTIRTFETTVEAY
- a CDS encoding P-II family nitrogen regulator gives rise to the protein MQMIRAIIRPEKSGTVMSELAAAGFPAITKMDVYGRGKQKGITVGEVHYDEIPKEMLIIVCRDEDKEDLIRIIIKNARTGSGTYGDGRIFVSQIQEAYTISSGKSGL